One genomic segment of Streptococcus salivarius includes these proteins:
- a CDS encoding ABC transporter ATP-binding protein has translation MIQLENVHKSYGQTKVLKGIDLQIQDQDDVVILGPSGSGKSTLLNVLSGLEKVDEGHILIQGQDLSQLTDAQLTAFRREKIAFIFQQYYLLPNLTVRQNVKMGADLANNHDFLQIIEDLGLGDKLDKYPSELSGGEQQRVSIARALAKKPEILFLDEPTGALDEETGRKILDYIWKLKEKLGFTLIMVTHNQNIADMARTIIRVNSGKITEVVTNDQPQTAYEIGW, from the coding sequence ATGATTCAACTAGAAAATGTGCACAAAAGTTACGGCCAAACCAAGGTTTTAAAAGGGATTGATTTGCAGATTCAAGACCAGGATGATGTGGTTATCCTCGGCCCTTCTGGATCGGGGAAATCAACTCTCTTAAATGTGCTGTCAGGCTTAGAAAAGGTAGACGAGGGGCATATCCTTATTCAAGGACAAGATTTATCACAACTCACGGATGCTCAATTGACAGCCTTTAGACGGGAGAAGATTGCCTTTATTTTCCAGCAGTATTATCTATTGCCTAATCTAACGGTTAGACAAAATGTAAAGATGGGAGCTGACCTGGCAAACAATCATGATTTTTTGCAGATTATCGAGGATTTGGGACTTGGCGATAAGCTGGACAAGTATCCGAGTGAATTGTCTGGTGGGGAACAGCAGAGAGTCTCCATTGCTCGGGCCTTGGCCAAAAAGCCAGAGATTCTTTTCTTAGATGAGCCTACGGGAGCCCTCGATGAAGAAACAGGACGCAAGATTCTCGACTATATCTGGAAACTGAAGGAAAAACTGGGCTTCACTTTAATCATGGTGACGCACAACCAAAATATTGCGGATATGGCTAGAACCATCATTCGTGTCAATAGTGGTAAGATTACCGAAGTTGTGACCAATGATCAGCCTCAGACTGCTTATGAGATTGGATGGTAA
- a CDS encoding glutathione peroxidase: protein MTTLYDFTVSDQADQPVSLNDYKGKVVLIVNTATGCGLTPQYQGLQELYDKYKDQGFEILDFPCNQFMGQAPGSAEEINTFCTLNYHTTFPRFAKIKVNGKEAEPLFDWLKQEKSGPLGARIEWNFAKFLINREGQVVERFSSKTEPLKMEDAIKALLSN from the coding sequence ATGACAACCTTATACGATTTTACAGTTTCAGATCAAGCTGACCAGCCCGTATCCCTAAATGATTATAAGGGCAAGGTCGTCTTAATCGTCAATACAGCAACAGGTTGTGGTTTGACGCCACAGTATCAAGGTTTGCAGGAACTTTATGACAAATACAAAGACCAGGGTTTCGAGATTCTTGATTTTCCTTGTAATCAATTTATGGGGCAGGCCCCTGGTAGTGCTGAAGAAATCAATACCTTCTGTACCCTCAATTACCATACTACCTTCCCTCGTTTTGCCAAAATCAAGGTCAATGGTAAGGAAGCAGAACCACTTTTTGATTGGCTAAAACAAGAAAAATCTGGACCGCTTGGGGCTAGAATCGAATGGAACTTTGCTAAGTTTTTGATTAACCGTGAAGGTCAAGTCGTCGAACGCTTTTCTTCCAAAACTGAACCACTAAAAATGGAAGATGCTATCAAGGCTCTTCTTAGTAACTAA
- a CDS encoding FtsX-like permease family protein: protein MFSVKDIRKLVVVSIIGACAVFVANLFLNFYLDIEQLEISKTNPMIQTYYDAQVSLSWMVAMVSGVVLSLTSVLLMCFYIKQFVDDHKEQLGILKALGYSNGQLAKRFWAFGLSFGAGALLGYFASFLMMGHFYDFRNEKRILPEITIHFHWQLLLALVILPTAFFMLLAIGYARRQLQTPALRLLKKSPSPIKVKRRKRAFKKDKSFLKELSSSLIWGRKSILFFVVFGSMCFAAMVQLSFGLRDYTDDIIQTMMIMIGLILSFSILFLSLGIVVSESRETLALMKAFGYTNRECQNHILAPYRFWAYLGFVLGTVYQYGIMEILIDVIKDTVPEKIEHSFDWNVCFWTLIGFAVVYESLFYLSNRKLQKQTIKEVLLAE, encoded by the coding sequence ATGTTTTCAGTAAAAGATATTCGAAAATTAGTTGTCGTCAGTATCATTGGGGCTTGTGCGGTCTTTGTGGCCAATCTCTTCTTGAATTTTTACCTGGACATCGAGCAGTTGGAGATTTCGAAAACCAATCCCATGATTCAGACCTACTATGATGCCCAGGTTTCGCTTTCCTGGATGGTGGCCATGGTCAGTGGAGTCGTCTTGTCCTTGACGTCGGTCCTTCTCATGTGTTTTTATATCAAACAATTTGTTGATGACCACAAGGAACAATTAGGGATTTTAAAGGCCTTGGGCTACAGCAATGGCCAGTTGGCTAAACGATTTTGGGCTTTTGGGCTCAGTTTTGGAGCTGGGGCGCTTCTTGGCTATTTTGCTTCTTTTCTTATGATGGGACATTTTTACGACTTTCGTAATGAGAAGAGGATTTTGCCAGAAATTACCATTCACTTTCACTGGCAGCTTTTGCTTGCTTTGGTGATCCTTCCAACGGCATTTTTTATGCTTCTCGCGATTGGTTATGCTAGAAGACAACTACAAACGCCGGCTCTTCGCTTATTGAAAAAGTCCCCAAGTCCGATCAAGGTCAAAAGGAGAAAGAGGGCTTTCAAGAAAGACAAATCCTTCTTAAAAGAGCTGTCTTCGTCACTGATTTGGGGGAGAAAATCTATCTTGTTCTTTGTGGTCTTTGGCTCCATGTGTTTTGCGGCCATGGTTCAATTGTCCTTTGGCTTAAGAGATTACACAGATGACATCATCCAAACCATGATGATTATGATTGGCTTAATTCTTTCTTTCTCGATTCTCTTTTTGTCATTGGGGATTGTCGTCTCAGAAAGTCGCGAAACCTTAGCCTTGATGAAGGCTTTTGGCTACACCAATCGTGAATGCCAAAATCATATTCTCGCTCCCTATCGTTTTTGGGCCTATTTAGGATTTGTTCTTGGGACGGTTTATCAATATGGCATCATGGAAATCTTGATTGATGTAATCAAAGATACAGTTCCTGAAAAGATTGAGCATAGCTTTGATTGGAATGTTTGCTTCTGGACCTTGATTGGCTTTGCTGTGGTTTATGAAAGCCTGTTTTATCTATCCAACAGAAAACTCCAAAAGCAAACCATCAAAGAAGTACTTTTAGCTGAATGA
- a CDS encoding helix-turn-helix transcriptional regulator translates to MRLKNRLKELRARDGLNQSELAKLAGVSRQSISLLERGEYTPSVIIAITIAQVFKEPVENVFSLVEEEE, encoded by the coding sequence ATGAGATTAAAAAATCGTCTGAAAGAGTTGAGAGCGCGTGATGGGCTCAACCAATCTGAGCTAGCCAAGCTAGCAGGGGTCTCACGCCAGTCCATCAGTCTCTTGGAGCGAGGGGAATATACCCCCTCAGTTATCATTGCTATTACCATCGCTCAAGTTTTCAAAGAGCCTGTGGAAAATGTTTTTAGTCTTGTAGAGGAAGAGGAATGA
- a CDS encoding nitroreductase family protein, whose protein sequence is MTNFTDLQTKRRSIYALGKDVELSNQELIDTIQEAVLNTPTAFNSQTSRVVILLDEESDAFWNEIAYSELEKVTPAEAFEGTKERLKGFAQAKGTILFYEDQDVVKGLQEQFPLYADNFPIWSEQGHGIALNATWLALAEKNIGMNVQHYNPLVDAQLAEKYDIPANWKLRSQAPFGQIVAPAGDKDIQTEGRFKVFGDK, encoded by the coding sequence ATGACAAACTTTACAGATTTACAAACAAAACGTCGTTCTATCTATGCATTGGGAAAAGATGTGGAACTTTCAAATCAAGAATTGATTGATACTATCCAAGAAGCGGTTCTTAACACACCAACTGCTTTTAACTCACAAACATCACGTGTGGTTATCTTGCTGGATGAAGAATCAGATGCCTTCTGGAATGAGATTGCTTACTCTGAACTTGAAAAAGTGACACCTGCAGAAGCCTTCGAGGGAACAAAAGAACGTTTGAAAGGTTTTGCCCAAGCTAAGGGAACAATCCTCTTCTATGAAGATCAAGATGTGGTGAAAGGCCTTCAAGAGCAATTCCCACTTTATGCAGATAACTTCCCAATTTGGTCAGAACAAGGTCATGGAATCGCTCTTAATGCGACATGGTTGGCTTTGGCTGAGAAAAATATCGGCATGAACGTGCAACACTATAACCCACTTGTTGATGCCCAATTGGCTGAAAAATATGATATCCCAGCGAACTGGAAGCTCCGTTCCCAAGCACCATTTGGTCAAATCGTAGCACCAGCTGGAGATAAGGACATCCAAACAGAAGGCCGTTTCAAAGTTTTTGGCGACAAATAA
- a CDS encoding alpha/beta hydrolase, translating to MKLNKKMKLVFILVAVFLIGLAVPSYSWTKRNVKEIETFYNSKLSPIIMIPGSSATENRFDGLVRKLNQDRRGAKHSLLKVKVWNNGRITFEGKIKKNDNEPIIVIGFENNNDGYSNIKKQAKMMNQAFEALQNKYNFNNFKGLAHSNGGLIYTAFIENYLSDYDVKINSLMTIGTPYNFTETNIKNKSVMLADFIAAKKNIPSTLHVYSVAGTITYDSDELVPDASVSAGKYIYQNQAKSYTEITVTGEDAQHSDLPTNDEVVELVKQHIEGQGVRKKQKTKLEPQ from the coding sequence ATGAAGCTCAATAAAAAAATGAAGTTAGTCTTTATTTTGGTTGCTGTCTTTCTCATCGGCTTAGCTGTGCCTTCTTATAGCTGGACCAAAAGAAATGTCAAGGAAATTGAGACTTTCTACAACTCGAAATTGTCTCCTATTATCATGATTCCGGGGAGTTCCGCTACGGAAAATCGTTTTGATGGTCTAGTGCGTAAGCTTAATCAAGATCGTCGTGGGGCCAAGCACAGCTTGCTCAAGGTCAAGGTTTGGAATAATGGGCGTATTACCTTTGAAGGAAAAATCAAGAAAAATGACAATGAACCTATTATTGTTATCGGATTTGAAAATAACAACGACGGCTACAGCAATATCAAAAAACAAGCCAAAATGATGAATCAGGCCTTTGAAGCCCTGCAAAATAAATATAATTTTAATAATTTCAAAGGCCTAGCACATTCAAATGGTGGTCTTATTTATACAGCCTTTATTGAAAATTATCTTAGCGACTACGATGTCAAGATAAATTCTTTGATGACTATCGGAACGCCCTATAATTTCACTGAAACTAATATCAAAAATAAATCGGTGATGCTGGCGGATTTCATAGCAGCCAAGAAAAATATCCCATCAACCTTACATGTCTATTCGGTAGCAGGTACTATCACCTATGACTCGGATGAGTTGGTTCCTGATGCTAGCGTTTCAGCTGGGAAGTACATCTATCAGAATCAAGCAAAGAGCTATACCGAAATCACTGTTACGGGCGAAGATGCCCAGCACTCGGACTTACCAACCAATGATGAAGTTGTGGAACTTGTCAAACAACATATCGAAGGGCAAGGTGTCCGTAAGAAGCAAAAAACTAAGCTAGAGCCACAGTGA
- a CDS encoding VOC family protein, which translates to MTYDYNSKIYLAEAVLNVKDLAGQTAFYTQIIGLEILSQTEKEVILGAGNKPLVHLIQTNRKEVVKSSYGLYHMAILLPSREDLADVFKHIAELDYPFVGAADHGYSEALYLEDLEGNGIELYRDKPVAEWDIREDGRIVGVTEELSAQEIYEMGRKVEPFLIAKDTRMGHIHLSVKDSQLASSFYQEVLELADKFTIPSASWIASGDYHHHLAVNEWGGKDLAKREENMPGLAYYVVEVEVKEDLIAIAERANNRGAEVKWLSSNALTFEDNDGILTRVRKKYQ; encoded by the coding sequence ATGACATACGATTACAATAGTAAGATTTACCTCGCAGAAGCGGTACTTAATGTGAAGGATTTGGCTGGTCAGACAGCCTTTTATACACAGATTATAGGTCTTGAAATCCTCTCCCAAACGGAAAAAGAGGTTATCTTGGGAGCTGGAAACAAGCCCTTGGTCCACTTGATTCAAACCAATCGAAAGGAAGTGGTCAAGTCCAGTTACGGTCTTTACCATATGGCGATTTTGTTACCTTCTCGCGAGGATTTGGCAGATGTTTTCAAACATATCGCCGAGCTGGACTATCCTTTTGTTGGTGCAGCTGACCACGGTTATAGTGAAGCTCTTTATTTGGAAGACCTTGAGGGCAATGGTATTGAGCTTTATAGAGACAAGCCTGTTGCCGAATGGGATATTCGTGAGGATGGTCGCATTGTTGGTGTAACAGAAGAACTCTCAGCCCAAGAAATTTACGAGATGGGACGCAAAGTTGAGCCATTTTTGATAGCTAAGGATACTCGCATGGGGCATATTCATTTATCAGTCAAGGATAGTCAGCTAGCTTCATCTTTCTATCAGGAGGTTTTGGAGCTGGCAGATAAGTTTACCATTCCAAGTGCTAGTTGGATTGCTTCAGGTGATTACCATCATCACCTAGCGGTCAATGAATGGGGTGGAAAAGACTTGGCCAAACGTGAAGAAAATATGCCTGGTCTTGCCTATTACGTCGTTGAAGTTGAAGTTAAGGAAGATTTGATTGCTATTGCAGAGCGTGCTAATAATCGTGGAGCCGAGGTTAAATGGTTATCTTCTAATGCCTTAACATTCGAGGACAATGATGGTATTTTGACACGGGTAAGAAAAAAATATCAATAA
- a CDS encoding Rrf2 family transcriptional regulator, translated as MQIPSRFTIAVHILTLIAQNKGNETKLTSDFMAGSVGVNPVIIRKTLSQLKKADLISVQRGTGGASLLKDPEEINLLQVYRAVDSIGPSGQLFSFHDNPNPACPVGRNIHGILDQSLEDVQMAMEKELEKKTLAGILKGAKVNWKEAGA; from the coding sequence ATGCAAATTCCAAGTCGTTTTACCATTGCCGTTCATATTTTGACTCTTATAGCACAAAATAAGGGAAATGAAACTAAGTTAACCAGTGACTTTATGGCTGGTAGTGTGGGAGTTAACCCTGTTATTATCCGCAAAACCTTGTCGCAACTAAAGAAAGCAGACTTAATTTCAGTTCAAAGGGGAACAGGTGGAGCTAGCTTGCTCAAGGACCCAGAAGAAATCAACCTTCTTCAGGTTTATCGTGCTGTGGATAGCATCGGCCCAAGTGGTCAACTCTTTAGTTTCCATGACAATCCTAACCCAGCCTGTCCAGTAGGACGAAATATTCATGGGATTTTGGACCAAAGCCTAGAAGACGTTCAAATGGCAATGGAAAAAGAGCTTGAAAAGAAAACCTTGGCTGGTATTTTAAAAGGTGCCAAGGTAAACTGGAAAGAAGCCGGAGCTTGA
- a CDS encoding PTS sugar transporter subunit IIC gives MTNYLIRSFLWFRERGFVQITQKTLVSLFPFLLFSGIIRVISLSVFSEMGYINQLFSVSDWLPAFKTSGQVLINLSSFLGGLAGPLSTYFAGKYTAGHYGRSTGTAGVTSLLVSLIIGSQELLMSPLNDGDLTRINLPASINIMLAIFVGYLVGQIFRFSRASDDQIVDKNYIYQPKTVRPIFLSLILAIGLNILLVIGERENIFQSIRQFTSTITVTGNHLFSTFMMGLLSTFSAWIGNSQAFALNSIAEDSFALENLTYAVSHHTTTGLPHLFTLTNLYHSYGLVAGVGSILALLVALLLTSTSYKDKKVSLLSVFPSLFNNGAPLMVGVPVLLNLVYLVPFLLAPMVNMGIAAIALALRLMPAAVYPVPDGTPSLLYAFIGTGGSLRALSVSLFCFAVDVAIFIPFVRLSNKVQHGLKEEGETNEAQ, from the coding sequence ATGACAAACTATTTGATCCGAAGTTTTCTCTGGTTTCGTGAGCGTGGCTTTGTTCAGATTACACAGAAAACTTTGGTTTCGCTATTCCCCTTTTTACTATTTTCAGGGATTATTCGGGTGATTTCACTATCTGTTTTTTCTGAGATGGGGTATATTAACCAACTTTTTTCAGTTTCTGATTGGCTTCCGGCCTTTAAGACGTCAGGTCAGGTGCTTATTAATCTTTCTAGTTTTCTCGGTGGATTAGCAGGTCCCTTATCGACTTATTTTGCTGGAAAATACACGGCTGGACATTATGGTAGAAGTACTGGTACGGCTGGTGTGACTTCCCTTTTGGTCAGTTTGATTATAGGGTCGCAAGAGTTACTAATGTCTCCACTAAACGATGGCGATTTGACACGTATCAATTTACCGGCTTCGATTAATATTATGTTGGCTATCTTCGTGGGTTATCTGGTTGGTCAGATTTTTCGATTTTCTAGAGCCAGTGATGACCAAATTGTGGATAAGAACTATATTTATCAGCCTAAGACGGTTCGTCCCATTTTTTTGTCCTTAATTTTGGCAATTGGACTTAATATTCTATTGGTTATTGGTGAACGGGAAAATATCTTTCAGTCTATTAGACAGTTTACATCGACCATTACTGTCACTGGTAATCATCTTTTCTCAACCTTTATGATGGGACTTTTGAGTACTTTTTCTGCTTGGATTGGGAATAGTCAAGCCTTCGCTCTCAATTCTATAGCTGAAGATAGCTTTGCTTTGGAAAATCTGACTTATGCGGTTTCCCATCATACGACGACAGGGCTTCCCCATCTTTTTACTCTGACAAATCTTTATCACAGTTACGGTTTGGTTGCTGGCGTTGGATCAATCTTGGCTCTCTTGGTAGCCCTTCTTTTAACCTCAACCAGTTATAAGGACAAGAAAGTCAGTCTTCTTAGTGTTTTCCCTAGTCTCTTTAATAATGGCGCTCCTTTGATGGTGGGTGTACCAGTTTTGCTTAATTTGGTTTATCTGGTTCCCTTTCTGTTAGCACCAATGGTCAACATGGGAATAGCAGCAATTGCTTTAGCGCTTCGTCTTATGCCGGCGGCAGTTTATCCTGTACCAGATGGTACCCCTAGCCTGCTCTATGCTTTTATCGGTACTGGTGGTAGCCTTCGTGCCTTGTCTGTAAGTCTGTTTTGTTTTGCGGTTGATGTCGCTATCTTTATTCCTTTCGTAAGACTTTCTAATAAGGTACAACACGGTTTAAAAGAGGAAGGAGAAACTAATGAAGCTCAATAA
- a CDS encoding DUF3169 family protein, with translation MIMKKQPQKRSPRYRFWRKVGLMTAAGLIGGGLGVLTGMFGSEKPIEIQSFFSKEVLYLGSVVLFLIVFMITMGLLMWGRKVHQKMLQIEDEDEAYHYDVQKKKLYGLATIVKGILILPYFLVVIFYSQLMSMDRPGTGNLSFIFGTFTMLYLLLVLFVLFILVDFFYRKTFHLIYGKPIPRNANAKEVREFMMSMMDEAEKQISYEENFEVVVKLSNYILPIMLIGILIIGIAFQTDILLALSVVSIIYIYILISQYKITKRYYKE, from the coding sequence ATGATTATGAAAAAGCAACCACAAAAAAGATCCCCACGTTACCGTTTTTGGAGAAAAGTAGGTTTGATGACTGCTGCTGGCTTGATTGGAGGAGGTCTTGGAGTTTTGACAGGGATGTTCGGATCAGAAAAGCCAATTGAAATTCAATCTTTCTTTAGTAAAGAAGTACTCTATTTGGGATCTGTAGTTTTATTCCTGATTGTGTTTATGATTACGATGGGCTTACTGATGTGGGGAAGAAAAGTCCATCAAAAGATGCTTCAAATAGAAGATGAAGATGAGGCATATCACTATGACGTTCAAAAGAAAAAACTTTATGGTTTAGCAACCATTGTTAAAGGAATCTTGATCTTACCATACTTTTTAGTCGTCATATTTTATAGTCAATTGATGTCTATGGATAGACCTGGAACAGGAAACTTGTCTTTTATCTTTGGAACTTTTACCATGCTCTATCTTCTTCTTGTCTTGTTTGTTCTATTTATCCTAGTGGATTTCTTCTATCGTAAGACCTTTCATCTGATTTATGGAAAACCAATTCCTCGCAATGCCAATGCCAAGGAAGTGCGTGAATTTATGATGAGTATGATGGATGAAGCAGAAAAGCAGATTAGCTACGAAGAAAATTTCGAAGTGGTGGTCAAGTTAAGCAATTATATCTTACCTATCATGCTAATTGGAATTTTAATCATTGGGATTGCCTTCCAGACGGATATCCTCTTGGCTTTGAGTGTTGTATCCATCATCTATATTTATATACTTATTTCACAATACAAGATTACCAAACGTTATTATAAAGAGTAG
- a CDS encoding aldo/keto reductase — translation MKYIDFAENERLSTIVLGMMRISELSEDEVEALVEAALSIGINTFDLADIYGNGQCEQLLGKVLKRRPDLRDQMWIQSKCGIRKDGFTYFDFSKDYILDSVDGILERLQIERLDSLLLHRPDALMEPEEVAEAFNHLEQAGKVRHFGVSNQNPMMMELLKTAVKQPLKVNQLQLSAAFTPSFEAGFHVNMEGAKAAVRDGSVFEYCRLYDTVIQAWSVLQHGYFKGNFVGNEEFADLNHVLNDLAKKYQVTPTAIALAWVLRYPGKMQAVIGTTKPQHVLEAGKAAEVTLTRKEWYQIYLAAGNDLP, via the coding sequence ATGAAGTATATTGATTTTGCTGAAAATGAGCGTTTGTCAACGATTGTCCTTGGGATGATGCGTATTAGCGAATTGAGTGAAGACGAGGTCGAGGCCTTGGTGGAGGCAGCCTTGTCGATTGGAATTAACACATTTGATCTGGCGGATATTTATGGAAATGGACAATGTGAGCAGCTCCTTGGTAAGGTCCTCAAACGTCGCCCAGATCTTCGTGATCAGATGTGGATTCAGTCTAAGTGTGGGATTCGCAAAGATGGCTTTACCTATTTTGATTTTTCTAAGGACTATATTTTGGACTCCGTTGATGGCATCCTCGAGCGTTTGCAGATTGAACGCTTAGATAGTCTTCTCCTTCACCGACCGGATGCCCTCATGGAGCCTGAAGAAGTGGCAGAAGCCTTTAATCACTTGGAGCAAGCTGGCAAGGTCCGTCATTTTGGGGTATCCAATCAAAATCCTATGATGATGGAATTGCTCAAAACGGCAGTCAAACAACCTCTCAAGGTCAACCAGTTGCAGTTGAGTGCTGCCTTTACACCGAGCTTTGAAGCTGGTTTTCATGTCAATATGGAAGGGGCAAAAGCAGCTGTGAGAGATGGCAGTGTCTTTGAGTATTGTCGCTTATACGATACGGTGATTCAGGCCTGGTCTGTCCTCCAGCATGGCTATTTCAAGGGAAATTTTGTCGGCAATGAAGAGTTTGCGGACCTCAATCACGTCCTCAATGACTTGGCGAAAAAATACCAAGTCACTCCGACAGCTATCGCCCTTGCTTGGGTCCTTCGCTATCCAGGTAAGATGCAGGCAGTCATTGGAACGACCAAGCCACAACATGTCCTTGAAGCAGGGAAAGCAGCAGAAGTTACCCTAACGCGCAAGGAATGGTACCAAATCTACCTAGCTGCAGGAAATGATTTGCCTTAG
- a CDS encoding uroporphyrinogen decarboxylase family protein, whose product MSEKRELVLKAFRGESVDRVPVGFWHHFTTEAEWLHGFENPEIIDKNKAGHKKFIEEVKPDFVKLMSDGFFAYPQPAFKDFKSISDLQTIEPLGANHPWISAQVELVKSLIADFPEDIVAIYNIFAPVTYFKWLVGKVSGGDDAIADYIEENREALKHVLDVIGEDIASLSQRVIKEAGADGIYLSVQSIQDNRVSAETYKEIISPSELKVLDAANEVKGHNILHICGYEGARNNIELFKDYSAQVINWAVGPEGISLAKGRNIFGGRTVLGGFENGKDGLLYTGTKTAIQEKVREIIADTGTHGLIIGADCTIPSDVNHERIEWVREAAIL is encoded by the coding sequence ATGTCAGAAAAAAGAGAGTTAGTTTTGAAAGCATTTCGTGGAGAAAGTGTTGATCGTGTCCCGGTGGGATTTTGGCATCATTTTACTACTGAAGCAGAGTGGTTACATGGTTTTGAAAATCCAGAAATTATTGATAAAAATAAGGCTGGTCATAAAAAATTTATAGAAGAAGTCAAACCCGATTTTGTTAAATTGATGAGTGATGGTTTCTTTGCATACCCACAACCTGCTTTTAAAGACTTTAAGTCAATCAGTGATTTGCAAACAATTGAACCTTTAGGTGCAAATCATCCTTGGATTTCTGCCCAAGTTGAACTTGTAAAAAGTTTGATTGCTGATTTTCCTGAAGATATCGTTGCAATTTACAATATCTTCGCTCCGGTTACTTATTTTAAATGGTTAGTTGGAAAGGTTTCGGGTGGAGATGACGCTATCGCAGATTACATTGAGGAGAACCGTGAAGCTTTGAAGCATGTTTTAGATGTTATTGGAGAAGACATCGCAAGTCTTAGTCAGAGAGTGATTAAAGAAGCTGGTGCTGATGGTATTTACCTAAGTGTTCAAAGTATTCAAGATAATCGTGTTAGCGCTGAGACTTATAAGGAAATCATTTCTCCAAGTGAATTAAAGGTTTTAGATGCAGCTAATGAGGTCAAGGGTCACAATATTCTACATATTTGCGGTTACGAAGGGGCTCGTAATAACATCGAACTCTTTAAAGATTATTCTGCTCAGGTAATTAATTGGGCGGTTGGTCCTGAAGGAATTAGTTTGGCAAAAGGCCGTAACATTTTTGGAGGTCGCACAGTTCTTGGTGGGTTTGAAAATGGAAAAGATGGTCTTCTATATACTGGAACTAAAACAGCTATTCAAGAAAAGGTTAGGGAGATTATTGCTGATACTGGAACCCATGGGTTAATCATTGGTGCTGATTGCACGATTCCAAGTGATGTTAACCATGAGCGTATTGAATGGGTACGTGAAGCAGCAATTTTGTAA
- a CDS encoding TetR/AcrR family transcriptional regulator, with protein sequence MPPKVKFSKETIIGTALQLVREQGMSSLTARALAEKLGATPRVIFGQFANMAELQAEVIGAAEMVVVEYIRKALEDEKPFRSVGVAYILFASKEPQLFQLLFQNPSKDPIRRFQDFLPMKDHSYQMVLDSIVADYPLTVEEASRLYQHLFIYSHGMASMVASGIYQFSMEEVIGLLTEVCQSLIKEMVGKK encoded by the coding sequence ATGCCACCCAAGGTTAAATTTAGTAAAGAGACTATCATTGGGACAGCTTTACAATTGGTACGCGAACAGGGCATGTCTAGTTTGACAGCTAGAGCATTAGCGGAGAAACTGGGAGCTACACCAAGAGTCATTTTTGGGCAATTTGCTAATATGGCTGAGTTACAAGCAGAGGTTATTGGTGCTGCGGAGATGGTGGTGGTGGAGTATATTCGCAAGGCCTTAGAAGATGAGAAACCTTTCCGATCTGTCGGGGTTGCCTATATCCTTTTCGCCTCAAAAGAGCCCCAACTCTTTCAATTGCTTTTCCAAAATCCTAGCAAAGATCCGATTCGTCGTTTTCAAGATTTTCTTCCCATGAAGGATCATAGTTACCAAATGGTTCTGGATTCGATTGTCGCAGACTATCCTTTGACTGTAGAGGAGGCTAGTCGCTTGTACCAGCATCTATTTATCTACTCACACGGGATGGCCTCGATGGTTGCTTCTGGTATTTATCAGTTCAGCATGGAAGAAGTGATTGGATTACTGACAGAGGTTTGTCAATCTCTCATCAAAGAAATGGTAGGAAAGAAATGA
- a CDS encoding SemiSWEET family transporter: MSDKQMKTLGWVATFMSVMMYVSYVPQIMDNLSGHKGNFIQPLVAAVNCSLWVYYGLFKKERDLPLAAANAPGIIFGLITALTALF, encoded by the coding sequence ATGTCAGATAAACAAATGAAAACCCTTGGTTGGGTGGCAACCTTCATGTCAGTTATGATGTATGTATCATACGTACCACAAATCATGGACAATTTGTCTGGTCATAAAGGAAACTTTATCCAACCATTGGTAGCTGCAGTCAACTGTAGCCTTTGGGTTTACTATGGTCTCTTTAAAAAAGAACGTGACCTTCCCCTTGCTGCGGCCAATGCACCAGGTATTATCTTTGGTTTAATTACAGCATTGACAGCTTTGTTCTAA